From the genome of Thermotoga sp. Mc24:
GCATGTTTTCAGAAACACTTTGATTTAATAACAGGAGGGATGATCACGGGAAAGAAAGTGTGTTTTCTGGCCTGTTTGATCTTCTCAGCAGTGCTGTTTTTTGCAATAGCGGTGGTATTATTGATGGAACTCAGGAAACTGACACGCTTTCAGAAACGGCGAGAGGACTTGTCGATCAGCTTCAAGCAGTGATAAGCAACACATCTTCGTTTGAAATACCAAATCCCGATGGTTCTCCAATCGAGTACAAGAACTGGGCAATGAGATTTCTGGAAGGCGCCTCTTCTATGATCTATATTCTAAGCGATTTTGAACAACTCGTGGAGGCAGAGGGCTGGCAGTATCTCTACTATGTATTTCAGGCAAGTTTCTCCACTCCTGCCCCCGTCACATCGATCGAAGTCGAGGGAACAACGGAATATACCACAAAGTTCATCCCATTTCTCCTTAACAACAAACCAGACTTTGTTAAGGATACCTATTTCCTTTCTCTGAAGTTCACAACGGAGGATGGAACGACAACGGCGGTTCAATGGCCGATGATATTGGTGAATGGAAAGTGCTACTTCTTCTCGTTAGAAATCGTACATACGAATGAAGGAACCGAAGTCAGACTGTACCCGAAACCACAGCCTATATTGTGATCATTTCTCTATTAAAACCCTGCTCCTCACACCGAATCCGTGCCTTTCGAAGAAGCCTTTCTTCACCTCGAGAGCGTATCTGAAAGGACCTGGCGCGTAGTAGATCTTGCAGGGTTCTTCTCTGCACGGCTCCATCTCCTGAATGGAGAATATGACACCGCTTCTATCTATGAAAGCGATCTCGAGGGGAACGTACGTGTTCTTCATCCAGAAACCCAAGCGAGTGTCTTCTTCAAAAACAAAGAGCATCCCGAAATCGTCCGGGATGCTCTTTCTGTACATCAAACCAATGGAACGCAGGGTGGGGGTGTTCGCTATCTCCACATCCAGTTTGAGTGATTTTTCTCCATCGGTAATCACTATCTTTCCTTTTGGGAACTTCACCCTGTCGCTCTGTCCAGATGCAACGACCACAACAACTGTCCCGATTGTAATCAGAATCGGCAGAAGAAACTTTTGAAATTTCAACCCCCACATCACCTCAGTTCCGCTATTGTCTTCACTATGTAACTGTTGAGCAGGCTTTCGAGGTACTCCTGCTTTCCGGATGGAAGCTCGATATCCTCTTTGTCTATTATATACTCTTCGAGTTTTTCGAAGTCGGCTTTTCCTTCTACTATCTCTTTTCCGATACCTTCTTTGAAGCTCCTGTACTTTTCTTCGATGAATCTGTCGAGTACTTCATCCTTTACGAGCTTGTACGCTATCTTGAAGCCGAGAGCGAAGGTGTCCATTCCCACGATGTGACCGATGAAGAGATCCTCCACCTTGTAGGAAGCCCTTCTCACTTTCGCATCGAAGTTGAGACCACCTTTTGTGAATCCTCCGGCTTTTATCACTTCGTACATGGCAAGTGTCGTGTCGTAGATGTTCGTCGGAAACTGGTCGGTGTCCCAGCCGAGCAAGAGATCTCCCTGGTTGGCGTCGATACTTCCGAATTTTCCGAGGATCCTTGCCATCCGCAGTTCGTGTTGGAAGGTGTGGCCGGCAAGCGTCGCATGGTTCGCTTCGATGTTGAACTTGAAGTACTCATCAAGGCCGTGGCTCTTCAGGAAAGCGTAAGCCGTTGCCACATCAAAGTCGTACTGATGCTTGGTGGGTTCTTTCGGTTTGGGTTCTATGAGGAACTGTCCAGTGAAGCCGATCTTCTTCGCGTATTCCACTGCCATTCTGAGAAATCTCGCGAGATTTTCGAGCTCAAATCCGAGATCTGTGTTGAGAAGTGTTTCGTATCCTTCTCTTCCGCCCCAGAAGACGTAGCCTTCTCCTCCGAGTTCTTTTGTGATCTCGAGGGCCTTCTTCACCTGAGCCGCTGCGTAGGCAAAGACATCCGCACTGCAGGTCGTCGCAGCGCCGTGCATGTACCTTGGATGGGAGAACAGATTTGCCGTTCCCCAGAGGAGCTTCACGTTGCTGTCCTTCATTCTTTCCTTTATTCTTTCCACCACTTTGTCCAGTATCTTGTTTGTCTCTCTGAGCGTCTTTCCTTCGGGAGCGATGTCTCTGTCGTGGAAACAGAAGTACTCGATGTTGAGCTTTTCGCAGAACTCAAAGAGAGCGTCCACCCTCGCGAAAGCTTTGTCCATGGGATCGGAGTACCTGTTCCATGGACGTTCAGCGGTTGGATCTCCGAACGGATCTCTTCCCTCGTTCACAAAGGTGTGCCAGAAAGCGACGGAGAACTTCAAGTGATCCTTGAGAGGTTTTCCATCGATCACCTCGTTCGGATCGTAGAACTTAAACGCCAGCGGATTCGTGCTCTCCTTACCTTCAAACTGAATCTTTGGGATTTCTGGGAAAAATTCAGCCATGTAAACACCTCCCTAAATTTTTTCTATCAATCAATTATATATGATTTTGGGGTATCATTTCAATAGGATATACTTGAATCTGGGAGGTGTCTTCAATGGAGCTCACAAAGAGAATGGAAGAACTCAGAGAAGACATGGTGGAATCCCTGAAGAAATTCATCACTATCAACTCGGTGAATCCCGCCTTTGGAGGCCCGGGAGAGAGAGAAAAGGCCGACTGGCTCGAAGAACTCCTCAGGGGTTTCGGTTTCGAAGTCGATCGCTACGACGTGAAAGACGATAAAGGTATGTGGCGATCGAACGTTGTGGCAAAGATTCCAGGGAAAAACAGAGAGAAAACGCTCTGGATCGTAACTCACATCGACACCGTACCACCGGGGGATCTTTCTTTGTGGGAAACGGATCCCTTCGTGCCTGTTGTGAAAGATGGAAAGGTGTACGGCAGAGGTGCCGAGGACAACGGGGGATCCATGATAGCCTCCATATACGCTGGGAAGGTCCTCATCGACCTTGGTATCGTTCCCGAATATAACTTCGGTCTAGCACTCGTCGCCGACGAGGAGGCGGGAAGCAGGTACGGGATCCAGTATCTAATAGAAAAGGGGTTGTTCAGATCAGAAGACATGTTCCTGGTTCCGGATGCAGGAAACGAAAAGGGGAACTTCATAGAGATCGCCGAGAAGAGCATTCTATGGTTCAAAGTGACGGTGAATGGAAAGCAAGGGCATGCTTCAAGGCCGAGGACAACGGAGAACGCACTCAGAAAAGGAGCACAGCTCATAACGGAGATAGATGAAACGCTTCACAGGAAATACCCCGATAGAGACGAACTCTTCGATGAACCACTCAGCACGTTCGAGCCCACTCGCACTGAAAAAACTGTGGACAACGTGAACACTGTTCCCGGCAGATTCGTCTTTTACTTCGACTGTAGAGTTCTGCCTCGCTACGATCTCGACGAAATACTATCCACCGTCGAGTCGATTCTCGATGGAAGAGGCGCTGAGCTGGAGGTTGTTGTAAAACAGCCTGCACCCGAGCCAACTCCGCCTGATTCAGAACTCGTGGCAAAACTTTCCAGTGCTTTGGGAAGTCTAAGAGGCCTGGAAGCGAAGGTGGGAGGAATAGGTGGGGGCACCTGCGCCGCGTTCTTCAGAAAGAAAGGTTGGCCCGCTGTCGTCTGGAGCACGATAGATGGGACTGCTCATCAACCCAACGAATACCGAAGGATCTCGCACATGGTAGAAGACGCAAAGGTGTTCGCATTGCTCGGAATTGAGAGGTGAATCGATTGCTCAGAACGATCGCTGATCACCTCGTGGATGTCGCCCAAAATTCCGTGAAGGCAGGAGCGAAAAACATAAAAATAGAAATTGAAGAGACCGATGAGTGGTTCTGTTTCATTGTGGAAGACGACGGACCTGGTATAGAGGATCCAGAAAGGGTGTTCGATCCCTTTTTCACCACAAGGGATCCCAGGCTGAGAAAAGTGGGACTCGGTCTTCCGTTTTTGAAACAGGCCACGGAACAGACAGGTGGATTCGTTAAATTGCACACAGAAAGAGGAAAGGGAACAAGGGTGGAAGCGCGATTCAACCTGAAGAGTGTGGATTGCCAGCCGGTTGGGGACGTAGCCGGTGCACTCGCGAGTCTCGTTCTTTCAGGCCCCGGTGTGAACTGGTACATCATCAGAAAGAAGAATGGAAACGGTTACGAGATAGATACCATCAAATTGAAGGAGAAAGGGCTCTGGGACCCAGAGAATCCTGGTTTTGCGGCTTTTCTTTTCGAAACTCTGGAAGACCTCGAGAAAGAGCTGAAAGGAGGTGAAAACAATGAGTGAAAAATTCGAACACTACTACACGGTGGAACCCACATCGAAGCTGAAGGTCAGAAATGCGAAACTCGTCCTGAAGAACGGTCATGAATACATCTTCAAAACACCTTCCGGCGTCTATTCTTACGGAAAGATAGACAAAGCCACACAGGTGCTCCTTGAAAACCTGAAAGTCCACGGAAAGAAAGTGCTCGATCTTGGGTGTGGATACGGTGTGGTAGGAATCGTTTTAAAAAAGGAATATCCAGATCTTGAAGTTTATATGAGCGACATAAACAAGCGCGCGGTGGAATTCGCCAAGATAAACGCGAAGGATCACAACGTTGAGGTCGACATAAGGTGGGGAAATCTTTATGAGCCATGGGAAGGTATGAAGTTCGATATGATCGTGTGCAATCCTCCAGTCGTTGCAGGAAAGAAAGTCTGGATGGAGATAGTGAGAAAGGCTCCCGAGTTTCTTGAAGAAGGTGGCAGCCTTCAGGTCGTCGCTTACCACAACAAAGGGGGCAGAAGGATCAGAGATTTCATGGAGGAGATTTTCGGGAACGTGGAGGAACTCTGCAAGACCGGTGGAATAAGAGTGTACAGATCCGTGAAGGGATTGAAAGAGGATGAAGATAACGCTGAATAACGTTTCTTTCAGATACAACGGAAACTACGTTTTGAAGGACGTGAACGCCGAGTTCGAAACGGGAAAGATCTACGTTGTGGTGGGGAGAAACGGCTCCGGGAAGACCACCCTTTTGAAGATCCTCGCGGGACTCCTGGAAGCTGAAGGAGAGATCCTGCTGGATGGTTCACCGGCGGATCTGTTCCTTTTGAGAAAGAATGTGGGTTACGTTTTCCAGAATCCGTCTTCGCAGATCATAGGTGCCACCGTGGAAGAGGATGTGGCCTTTTCGCTGGAAATATTGGGACTCGACGAGAGCGAAATGAGAAAAAGAATAAAGAAGGTCTTAGAACTGGTGGGACTCTCCGGTCTCGAAAAGGAAGACCCGCTGAACCTTTCAGGAGGTCAGAAACAGAGACTCGCGATTGCCTCGATGCTTGCTCGTGACACACATTTCCTCGCTTTAGATGAACCGGTTTCCATGCTGGATCCTCCTTCTCAGAGGGAAATATTTCAGGTGCTGGAGAGTCTCAAGAATGAAGGAAAGGGAATAATACTGGTAACACACGAACTGGAGTATCTGGATGATATAGACTTCATACTCCACATCTCGAATGGTACAATCGATTTCTGTGGAAGTTGGAAGGAATTCATGGAAAGGGAGTTCGACGATGTGGAAATTCCTTTTAAGTGGAAACTCTGGAAGAAATGTGGGAAGATAAATCTGTGGGAGGATCGATATGAGAATTCTGGTAACCAATGACGACGGGATACAGTCTAAGGGGATCATTATCCTCGCAGAGCTTCTTTCTGAGGAACACGATGTGTTCGTGGTGGCTCCCGATAAAGAGAGGAGCGCAACAGGTCACAGTATCACCATACATGTTCCGCTCTGGATAAAGAAGGTTTTCATCTCAGAGAGGGTGGTTGCGTACTCCACCACGGGAACACCCGCGGACTGTGTAAAGCTCGCTTACAACGTGATCATGGATAAAAAGGTCGATCTCATCGTGAGTGGTGTGAACAGGGGACCCAACATGGGTATGGATATTCTCTACTCTGGAACGGTCTCAGGTGCGATGGAAGGTGCCATGATGAACATTCCATCGATTGCCATATCGAGTGCGAACTACGAGAGTCCTGATTTCGAAGGGGCGGCGCGTTTTCTGATCGACTTTCTGAAAGAATTCGACCTCTCACTCCTCGATCCCTTCACCATGCTGAACATAAACGTTCCCGCTGGTGAGATAAAGGGATGGAAATTCACAAGACAGAGCAGAAGAAGGTGGAACGATTACTTCGAAGAGAGAGTCTCACCTTTTGGGGAGAAGTACTATTGGATGATGGGAGAGGTCATCGAAGACGACGATAGAGATGACGTTGACTACAAAGCTGTTAGAGAAGGGTACGTCTCCATCACTCCGATACATCCCTTCCTCACGAACGAACGGTGTCTGAAGAAGTTAAGGGAGGTGTACGATTGATGTACAGAATAAGAGTCTTTGGGGATCCTGTTTTGAGAAAGAGGGCAAAACCCGTCACGAAGTTCGACGACAACCTGGAAAAGACCATAGAGAGAATGATAGAGACAATGTATCACTACGACGGTGTGGGGCTTGCAGCGCCACAGGTTGGAATATCTCAGAGGTTCTTCGTCATGGACGTTGGAAATGGCCCGGTTGCCGTGATAAACCCTGAGATCCTTGAAATCGATCCCGAAACCGAAGTGGCAGAGGAAGGATGTCTCAGCTTTCCCGAGATCTTCGTCGAGATAGAAAGGAGCAAAAGAATAAAGGTCAGATACCAGAACACGAAGGGAGAATACGTGGAAGAGGTGCTGGAAGGTTACGCTGCAAGGGTTTTTCAGCACGAGTTCGATCATCTGAACGGAGTTTTGATCATCGATCGAATCAGTCCAGCGAAGCGCCTTTTGCTCAGAAAGAAACTCATGGATATAGCAAGAACCGTAAAGAGATGAGGAGGGAAGAGACGTGAAAAGGTGGTTGCTTTTGATTTCCTTGGTGGTGCTCTCCACTGTTGTGTTTTCGTTTTCCGCACCCGTTGATTCTCCAAGAGTTTCGGCCACCTTCGGTGAGTACAGAGGGAGTGGAAACAGAGGACCTCATTTTCACATGGGAATCGACTTTTCCACGGGATTGAAGGAAGGGGTTCCCATCTACGCTTCTGAAAGAGGTTGGCTTGTCAGGGTGGAAATAGACGAGGACGATATATATGGCTACACAGTGGTTCTGGAGCACGAGAATGGATACAGAACGCTTTACGCCCATCTGAGCAGGTTCTCGAAAAAGCTGGAAACGATAGCGAGTTCTTTGAAGCAGGAGTTTGGTAACGTGAGGATCGTTGTGAACTTTCCAGAGAGAGAAATCTGGTTCGAAAAGGGTGAAGTCGTTGGATACTCAGGAACCACCGGGGAGGCTCCAATTCCTCACGCACACTTCGAAATAAGAGACAGGAGCGAAGAAGTTTCCTACGATCCTTCGAGTTTTCTGAACCTTCCAAAACCGGTGGATGAGGATATTGTTCTGGAAAAAATAAAGATAGGAGACAGCGTGTACGATTTCGTCGCGGGAAGGACGTACCCGTTCAGTGGAAATTTCCCAGATCTCGCTATCAAAGCCTATTCAAAAGGGTTCAACAACACGTTGGGACTCAAAAGGATCACACTTCTTCTGGAAGGTGAAGAGATCTATCAGATCTCTTTTGATCAGATTCCCTGGTCCGAGTTCACGAACGTCTGGGGAGTGTACGATAGGAAGTCCGTTTCGGCTGCGTACAGATTCGAGCTCTGGTACAGGTTGTTTCCTGAAACGTTCTCCTCAATGATAAAGGTAAACAAATTACCTGAACTGGGAAAGGCTCCCGACTTTGCCAGATACACGGTCGTCCTTGAAGACATCTGGGGCATGAAAAAAGAATTTTCTTTCTATTTGCAGCGGAGGTGAAATCATGCTCTTTCTGTTTTTTGGAAAGAAAAAGAAAGACCTGAACAAAAACCCGTTTTACAAGGAAAAAGGATCCCTTGTAGTTTACATAAAATGCGACAGGTGTGGAGAAGTCTTCAGAAGTCATTTGAGAACGGGATACGATTTCATCGTGGATTATGATAACCCGGGTGTTCCTTACAAGATAGACAAGCTCTATGTGGGTTCGAAATGTCCCAACAGGATGCATCTTGTTGCAACCTTCACGTCTTCCTATAAACCTGTGGCTGTCTCTCTGGAGGGCGGAACTTTTATAACTCGAGAAGAATTCGAAGAAGCACAACAACAATGATGTAACCTTTTTTTAAAAAAGATTGTGATAAACTATCAAGGCTGTTATAAGATCAGCGAAAGGAGGATGGGAGATGAGAAGACTTTTCACCAGCGAAAGTGTAACAGAAGGGCATCCGGACAAAATCGCCGACCAGATTTCCGACGCCATACTCGACGCCATGCTCGAACAGGATCCAAGAAGCAGGGTCGCCGTTGAAACACTCGTAACGACAGGGCTTGTCATCATCGCGGGAGAGGTTACCACCAGAGCTTATGTTGAGATCCCAGACATAGCAAGAAAGACTATTCTGGAGATAGGATACACGAGGGCAAAGTACGGGTTCGACGGGGAAACCTGTGGAGTACTCACCAGCATCCACAGTCAGTCTCCCGACATAGCTATCGGTGTAGACAAGGCGCTCGAGGTCAAAACCGGAGAAGAAGTGGCCGACGAACTTGAGGCACTGGGAGCTGGTGACCAGGGAATCATGTTTGGTTACGCCACCAACGAGACCCCTGAGTACATGCCTCTTCCCATAACTCTTGCTCACAAACTTGCCTTAAGACTCGCTGAGGTTAGAAAGAACGGGACCCTTCCTTTCCTCAGACCGGACGGAAAGACGCAGGTGACCATAGAATACGAGGATGACAGACCTGTCCGTGTTGATACGGTTCTCATCTCAACCCAGCACGATCCGGATATCTCACAGGCGGATCTGAGAGAGGCGATAATAGAACACGTGATAAATCCCGTTATTCCAGAGCAATACAGAGATGAAAAAATGAAGATACTGGTGAATCCAACGGGAAGATTCGTCCTTGGAGGCCCCATGGCCGACACGGGACTCACGGGAAGAAAAATCATCGTTGACACTTACGGTGGATGGGTACCCCATGGTGGAGGTGCGTTCAGCGGAAAGGATCCCACAAAGGTTGACAGATCGGCTCACTATATGGCAAGATATGTAGCGAAGAACGTTGTGGCTGCGGGTCTTGCAGACAAGTTCCTCATACAGCTTTCTTACGCTATAGGTGTCGCGAAACCCGTTTCCATAATGATCGACACATATGGAACCGCGAAGGTAGATGAAGACAAGCTTCTCAAGGTGATCACCGAACTTTTCGATTTCAGACCGGGTGCGATCATAAAGAAACTGAATCTTTTGAGGCCTATTTACAGAAAGACAGCCGCTTACGGTCACTTTGGAAGGAACGAAGAGGAATTCACATGGGAGAAGCTTGACATGGTCGATGAGTTGAAGAGAGCTTTCAATATGTAAGGGAGGGATCAGGTAGTGCCGAATATCAAATCCGCAAAGAAAAGAGTCAGAGTTTCTGAAAAGAGAAGACTCAGAAACAAGGCTTACAAGACTTTCTTCAAGAACAGAATAAAAGAAGTTCTCAAGGCTATCGAGAACAAAGAACCAAAAGAAGTCGTTCTTGAACTCACCAGGAAAGCACAGGCTGCCATAGACAAGGCGGTTTCCAAGGGAGTCATTCACAAGAACCAGGGTGCGAGAAGAAAGGCGAGGCTTTTTGAAAAGGTTAACGAGTACCTGAAGACTCTCGAAACAAACCAGGAGTGAATTTCTTCCGTTCTTTTGGAATCTGGCCCCCTTGTGGGGCATTTCTGGTTTTAAAGGGAGGGATTGCACATGGAGGGGTTGATGGGGGATTTTTTCAGGCTGATTATTGAAAACTGGTATTTTTCTCTACCTGCTGCTCTGTTTCTCATGTTCGCCGCCAGGTACGTAGAACACATAGCTTTTGCGGTGATCGGTTTTGTCATCGGTATCAACTTCGTGTTTCCTCTTCTTTCGAATATCGAATTTCTCAAATCCTATCTTGCAAACGAGAACGTGAAGGTTATCACACTGGTGGCAACAGGTGTTTTAACTGCAGTTGTGCTCTACGTCCTGTACAGATACATAGTGTTTCTCGCTGCTCTCGTCACCGTAACTTTCGTTGCTTACTACGTTATAAACTTTCTGGTGAGTTCTTTCAATCTTCAGGGTGTTCAGTACATGAACTGGATAACGCTCGGACTTTCCGTTTTCATCGGGCTTTTAGCCGGACTGACTGCTTACCGCAAGGAAAAGGAATTCGCAAGAATCCTCTCAGTTGTGGTAGGAGCAGCGATTTTTTCGGTGCTGGTTTTGTTTTATCTTTCCGGCCTCTTTGGGGTGGAGTTCAAACCCGAGTCTCTCTTTGCTAACAAAACAATGGTCTTCTTCTACGTGTCTCTGTTTCTGCTTTTTCTGTTTCTTTCCGCGTGGTTCACTTTCAGGAAGAAGTCTTATCAAAAAACAAGTTCATAAATGTTAAAATAGTATAGAAACCAGATCTGAAAGGAGGTGTACCCCTTCGGGGGGTCGAAGATGGCGAAAAAGAAGATTCTGGTGGTTGACGACGACCCGGCGATTCTCGAGCTGGTAGGATACAACCTTTCCAAGGAAGGATACGAGGTGATCAAGGCTTACGACGGCGAAGAAGCGCTTAAACTTGCCAACGACGAAGATGTGGACATGTTCATAGTGGATATCATGCTTCCTGGAATCGATGGTTTCGAGCTGGTCAGGAAGATCAGGGCCATAGAAAAATACAAGAACACTCCCGTGATCTTCCTGAGTGCGAAGGGAGAGGAGTTCGACAAGGTGCTTGGACTGGAGCTCGGTGCGGACGACTACATCACCAAACCGTTCAGTGTGAGAGAGCTCCTTGCGAGGGTGAAGGCTATATTCAGAAGACTTTCCGCCGCAACTCAGAGCAAGGAAGAAAGGCCTAAGAAGATCATAGCCAGGGATCTTGAAATCGATGTGGAAAAGTACGAAGTGAAAGTGAGGGGGAAAAAGGTGAACCTCACTCCTCTCGAATTCGAATTGCTCAGGTTCCTCGCGGAGAACGAAGGAAAGGTTTTCAGCAGGGATGTGCTTCTGGACAAGCTCTGGGGATACGATTACTATGGAGACACAAGAACGGTGGACGTTCACATAAGAAGGCTGAGAACGAAGATAGAAGAAGATCCTTCGAATCCGAAATACATAATCACTGTGAGAGGAAAGGGATACAAATTCAGAGATCCCGGAAAGGAAGACTGATCCATGAGTGTATTCCTGCTCGTCACAGTAGCCGCTCTATTCGTTCTGCTCTTTCTGGTGTTCAGGAAACGCCTCTCTGAGTACAAAATTCTCATCGAAAAGC
Proteins encoded in this window:
- a CDS encoding M20 family metallo-hydrolase — protein: MELTKRMEELREDMVESLKKFITINSVNPAFGGPGEREKADWLEELLRGFGFEVDRYDVKDDKGMWRSNVVAKIPGKNREKTLWIVTHIDTVPPGDLSLWETDPFVPVVKDGKVYGRGAEDNGGSMIASIYAGKVLIDLGIVPEYNFGLALVADEEAGSRYGIQYLIEKGLFRSEDMFLVPDAGNEKGNFIEIAEKSILWFKVTVNGKQGHASRPRTTENALRKGAQLITEIDETLHRKYPDRDELFDEPLSTFEPTRTEKTVDNVNTVPGRFVFYFDCRVLPRYDLDEILSTVESILDGRGAELEVVVKQPAPEPTPPDSELVAKLSSALGSLRGLEAKVGGIGGGTCAAFFRKKGWPAVVWSTIDGTAHQPNEYRRISHMVEDAKVFALLGIER
- a CDS encoding M23 family metallopeptidase produces the protein MKRWLLLISLVVLSTVVFSFSAPVDSPRVSATFGEYRGSGNRGPHFHMGIDFSTGLKEGVPIYASERGWLVRVEIDEDDIYGYTVVLEHENGYRTLYAHLSRFSKKLETIASSLKQEFGNVRIVVNFPEREIWFEKGEVVGYSGTTGEAPIPHAHFEIRDRSEEVSYDPSSFLNLPKPVDEDIVLEKIKIGDSVYDFVAGRTYPFSGNFPDLAIKAYSKGFNNTLGLKRITLLLEGEEIYQISFDQIPWSEFTNVWGVYDRKSVSAAYRFELWYRLFPETFSSMIKVNKLPELGKAPDFARYTVVLEDIWGMKKEFSFYLQRR
- a CDS encoding DUF192 domain-containing protein — encoded protein: MKFQKFLLPILITIGTVVVVVASGQSDRVKFPKGKIVITDGEKSLKLDVEIANTPTLRSIGLMYRKSIPDDFGMLFVFEEDTRLGFWMKNTYVPLEIAFIDRSGVIFSIQEMEPCREEPCKIYYAPGPFRYALEVKKGFFERHGFGVRSRVLIEK
- the rpsT gene encoding 30S ribosomal protein S20, whose product is MPNIKSAKKRVRVSEKRRLRNKAYKTFFKNRIKEVLKAIENKEPKEVVLELTRKAQAAIDKAVSKGVIHKNQGARRKARLFEKVNEYLKTLETNQE
- a CDS encoding response regulator transcription factor, giving the protein MAKKKILVVDDDPAILELVGYNLSKEGYEVIKAYDGEEALKLANDEDVDMFIVDIMLPGIDGFELVRKIRAIEKYKNTPVIFLSAKGEEFDKVLGLELGADDYITKPFSVRELLARVKAIFRRLSAATQSKEERPKKIIARDLEIDVEKYEVKVRGKKVNLTPLEFELLRFLAENEGKVFSRDVLLDKLWGYDYYGDTRTVDVHIRRLRTKIEEDPSNPKYIITVRGKGYKFRDPGKED
- the ecfA1 gene encoding energy-coupling factor ABC transporter ATP-binding protein EcfA1, encoding MKITLNNVSFRYNGNYVLKDVNAEFETGKIYVVVGRNGSGKTTLLKILAGLLEAEGEILLDGSPADLFLLRKNVGYVFQNPSSQIIGATVEEDVAFSLEILGLDESEMRKRIKKVLELVGLSGLEKEDPLNLSGGQKQRLAIASMLARDTHFLALDEPVSMLDPPSQREIFQVLESLKNEGKGIILVTHELEYLDDIDFILHISNGTIDFCGSWKEFMEREFDDVEIPFKWKLWKKCGKINLWEDRYENSGNQ
- the surE gene encoding 5'/3'-nucleotidase SurE, whose translation is MRILVTNDDGIQSKGIIILAELLSEEHDVFVVAPDKERSATGHSITIHVPLWIKKVFISERVVAYSTTGTPADCVKLAYNVIMDKKVDLIVSGVNRGPNMGMDILYSGTVSGAMEGAMMNIPSIAISSANYESPDFEGAARFLIDFLKEFDLSLLDPFTMLNINVPAGEIKGWKFTRQSRRRWNDYFEERVSPFGEKYYWMMGEVIEDDDRDDVDYKAVREGYVSITPIHPFLTNERCLKKLREVYD
- the def gene encoding peptide deformylase, coding for MYRIRVFGDPVLRKRAKPVTKFDDNLEKTIERMIETMYHYDGVGLAAPQVGISQRFFVMDVGNGPVAVINPEILEIDPETEVAEEGCLSFPEIFVEIERSKRIKVRYQNTKGEYVEEVLEGYAARVFQHEFDHLNGVLIIDRISPAKRLLLRKKLMDIARTVKR
- a CDS encoding class I SAM-dependent methyltransferase: MSEKFEHYYTVEPTSKLKVRNAKLVLKNGHEYIFKTPSGVYSYGKIDKATQVLLENLKVHGKKVLDLGCGYGVVGIVLKKEYPDLEVYMSDINKRAVEFAKINAKDHNVEVDIRWGNLYEPWEGMKFDMIVCNPPVVAGKKVWMEIVRKAPEFLEEGGSLQVVAYHNKGGRRIRDFMEEIFGNVEELCKTGGIRVYRSVKGLKEDEDNAE
- the metK gene encoding methionine adenosyltransferase; protein product: MRRLFTSESVTEGHPDKIADQISDAILDAMLEQDPRSRVAVETLVTTGLVIIAGEVTTRAYVEIPDIARKTILEIGYTRAKYGFDGETCGVLTSIHSQSPDIAIGVDKALEVKTGEEVADELEALGAGDQGIMFGYATNETPEYMPLPITLAHKLALRLAEVRKNGTLPFLRPDGKTQVTIEYEDDRPVRVDTVLISTQHDPDISQADLREAIIEHVINPVIPEQYRDEKMKILVNPTGRFVLGGPMADTGLTGRKIIVDTYGGWVPHGGGAFSGKDPTKVDRSAHYMARYVAKNVVAAGLADKFLIQLSYAIGVAKPVSIMIDTYGTAKVDEDKLLKVITELFDFRPGAIIKKLNLLRPIYRKTAAYGHFGRNEEEFTWEKLDMVDELKRAFNM
- a CDS encoding sensor histidine kinase; this encodes MLRTIADHLVDVAQNSVKAGAKNIKIEIEETDEWFCFIVEDDGPGIEDPERVFDPFFTTRDPRLRKVGLGLPFLKQATEQTGGFVKLHTERGKGTRVEARFNLKSVDCQPVGDVAGALASLVLSGPGVNWYIIRKKNGNGYEIDTIKLKEKGLWDPENPGFAAFLFETLEDLEKELKGGENNE
- the xylA gene encoding xylose isomerase: MAEFFPEIPKIQFEGKESTNPLAFKFYDPNEVIDGKPLKDHLKFSVAFWHTFVNEGRDPFGDPTAERPWNRYSDPMDKAFARVDALFEFCEKLNIEYFCFHDRDIAPEGKTLRETNKILDKVVERIKERMKDSNVKLLWGTANLFSHPRYMHGAATTCSADVFAYAAAQVKKALEITKELGGEGYVFWGGREGYETLLNTDLGFELENLARFLRMAVEYAKKIGFTGQFLIEPKPKEPTKHQYDFDVATAYAFLKSHGLDEYFKFNIEANHATLAGHTFQHELRMARILGKFGSIDANQGDLLLGWDTDQFPTNIYDTTLAMYEVIKAGGFTKGGLNFDAKVRRASYKVEDLFIGHIVGMDTFALGFKIAYKLVKDEVLDRFIEEKYRSFKEGIGKEIVEGKADFEKLEEYIIDKEDIELPSGKQEYLESLLNSYIVKTIAELR